From the Tachyglossus aculeatus isolate mTacAcu1 chromosome 21, mTacAcu1.pri, whole genome shotgun sequence genome, one window contains:
- the MLEC gene encoding malectin, translating into MKLPILRSNPEDQILYQTERYNEETFGYEVPIKEEGDYVLVLKFAEVYFAQSQQKVFDVRLNGHVVVKDLDIFDRVGHSTAHDEIIPISIKKGKLSVQGEVSTFTGKLYIEFVKGYYDNPKVCALYIMAGTVDEVPKLQPHPGLEKKEEEEDEEEYEEGSSVKKQANKNRVQSGPRTPNPYASDNSSLMFPILVAFGVFIPTLFCLCRL; encoded by the exons ATGAAGCTGCCCATCCTGCGCTCCAACCCCGAGGACCAAATCCTCTACCAGACGGAGCGCTACAACGAGGAGACCTTCGGCTACGAGGTTCCCATCAAGGAGGAGGGCGACTACGTGCTGGTGTTGAAGTTCGCCGAGGTGTATTTTGCCCAGTCGCAGCAGAAG GTGTTTGACGTGCGCTTGAACGGCCACGTGGTGGTGAAGGACTTGGACATCTTTGACAGAGTCGGGCACAGCACGGCTCATGACGAGATCATCCCCATCAGCATCAAGAAGGGGAAGCTGAGCGTCCAGGGAGAGGTGTCCACCTTCACTGGGAAACTCTACATCGAGTTCGTCAAG GGGTACTATGACAATCCCAAAGTGTGTGCTTTATACATCATGGCGGGGACAGTGGATG AGGTGCCCAAGCTGCagcctcaccctggcctggagaagaaggaagaggaggaggacgaagaggaatACGAAGAGGGCTCCAGCGTCAAAAAGCAGGCCAATAAGAACCGAGTCCAGTCGGGCCCCCGCACCCCGAACCCGTACGCCTCTGACAACAGCAGCCTCATGTTCCCCATTCTCGTGGCCTTTGGTGTCTTCATTCCGACCCTCTTCTGCCTGTGCCGGTTGTGA
- the LOC119942095 gene encoding collagen alpha-1(I) chain-like encodes MASPRRRLRRSLQRRGPRRRHRRRRGQLPRLLSRGRPPLPSGPSRRPIAAALSSAPSPPRAGTPPAVGPPTTEGAGTSANRRRARLEDPPPELEERSRLVQRPRRRRGGRGWSSADGGGGDVDQSRPRSHTETPPPPQRWKNARDWSSADGGGGDVGQSPPRSPRGPPPELEERSRLVERRRRGRGDRPIPAALSAAPSPRRAGTPPAVGPPTTEGAGTSANRRRALLEDPPPRWKNARDWSSADGGGRGRRGWFSADGGGGDVDQSPPRSPPGPPPELEERAGRTFAIGPAPTEGAGTSANRRRALLEDPPPPPELEERSRLVQRRRRGQGRRPIAAALSSRRPTSAGRTLVIGRAPTEGVGDVGQCPPRSPRGPPPPTQRRENARDWSRADGRGRDVGQSPPRSPRGPPPPPELEERSRLVQRRRRGAGTSANRRRALLERPPPLGRGTLAIGRMPTEGAGKSANPRRALSGTPPRPRLVQRRRRGRGRRPIPAALSYRDPPPSAGRTLVIGPAPTEGTGTSANRRRALLEDPPRAGRTLAIGRAPTEGAGRSANPRRALSGALPSPRRNPARGWPSDDGGGVDVGQSPPRSPRGPPQRWKNVRDWSSADGGGGDRWKNARNWSSADGGGGDVGQSPPRSHRGPLQRWKNARDWPNADEGAGTSVNPRSALIEDPPALEVQLPALEEPSRLAKRRRGRDGWPIPAAPSSRTAPALEAGLRLTERRRRGRGPRPIPVALSSSPPPPRAVQESLPRLAECRSEGAGLPATLHRALIEDPHRAANPPAIGRVPTEGTGPPANPRRALIEGPPPTSATRQKPARDWPAAEGGGGASGQSGRAAGGARRAEGAVGESCREGAMTRRRRSDPPGFGAGGSVQRPPITVVQRGGSA; translated from the exons ATGgcctccccccgccgccgcctGAGGCGCTCACTCCAGCGCcgcggcccccgccgccgccaccgccgccgccgggggCAGCTCCCGCGTCTCCTCAGCCGGGGCCGCCCGCCCCTTCCGTCAGGGCCGTCGCGCCGGCCAATCGCCGCCGCGCTCTCATCggcgccctcccctccccgcgccGGAACCCCGCCCGCGGTTGGTCCACCGACgacggagggggcggggacgTCGGCCAATCGCCGCCGCGCTCGCCTCGAGGACCCCCCCCCAGAGCTGGAAGAACGCTCGCGATTGGTCCAGCGCCcacggaggaggcggggag GCCGCGGTTGGTCCAGCGCCgacggagggggcggggacgTCGACCAATCCCGGCCGCGCTCTCAtacagagacacccccccccccccagcgctggaAGAACGCTCGTGATTGGTCCAGCGCCgacggagggggcggggacgTCGGCCAATCGCCGCCGCGCTCTCCTCGAGGACCCCCCCCAGAGCTGGAAGAACGCTCGCGATTGGTCGAGCGCcgacggagggggcggggagatcGGCCAATCCCCGCCGCGCTCTCAGCGGCGCCCTCCCCGCGCCGCGCCGGAACCCCGCCCGCGGTTGGTCCACCGACgacggagggggcggggacgTCGGCCAATCGCCGCCGCGCTCTCCTCGAGGACCCCCCCCCGAGGTGGAAGAACGCTCGCGATTGGTCCAGCGCCGACGGAGGGGGGCGGGGAC GCCGCGGTTGGTTCAGCGCCgacggagggggcggggacgTCGACCAATCCCCGCCGCGCTCTCCTCCAGGACCCCCCCCAGAGCTGGAAGAACG agctggaAGAACGTTCGCGATTGGTCCAGCGCCCACGGAGGGGGCGGGGACGTCGGCCAATCGCCGCCGCGCTCTCCTCgaggacccccccccgcccccagagctGGAAGAACGGTCGCGGTTGGTCCAACGCAGACGGAGGGGGCAGGGACGTCGGCCAATCGCCGCCGCGCTCTCATCAAGGCGCCCCACCAGCGCTGGAAGAACGCTCGTGATTGGTCGAGCGCCGACGGAGGGGGTTGGGGACGTCGGCCAATGCCCGCCGCGCTCTCctcgaggaccccccccccccacccagcgcagGGAGAACGCTCGCGATTGGTCCAGGGCCGACGGAAGGGGCAGGGACGTCGGTCAATCCCCGCCGCGCTCTCctcgaggacccccccccccgcccgagcTGGAAGAACGCTCGCGATTGGTCCAGCGCCGACGGAGGGGGGCGGGGACGTCGGCCAATCGCCGCCGCGCTCTCCTCGAGAGACCCCCCCCCCTTGGTAGGGGAACGCTCGCGATTGGCCGAATGCCgacggagggggcggggaaaTCGGCCAATCCCCGCCGCGCTCTCAGCGGCACCCCCCCCAGGCCGCGGTTGGTCCAGCGCCgacggagggggcggggacgTCGACCAATCCCGGCCGCGCTCTCAtacagagaccccccccccagcgctggaAGAACGCTCGTGATTGGTCCAGCGCCGACGGAGGGGACGGGGACGTCGGCCAATCGCCGCCGCGCTCTCCTCGAGGACCCCCCCAGAGCTGGAAGAACGCTCGCGATTGGTCGAGCGCcgacggagggggcggggagatcGGCCAATCCCCGCCGCGCTCTCAGCggcgccctcccctccccgcgccGGAACCCCGCCCGCGGTTGGCCCAGCGACGACGGAGGTGGCGTGGACGTCGGCCAATCGCCGCCGCGCTCTCCTCGAGGACCCCCCCAGAGGTGGAAGAACGTTCGCGATTGGTCGAGCGCCgacggagggggcggggac cgctggaAGAACGCTCGCAATTGGTCGAGCGCCGACGGAGGGGGCGGGGATGTCGGTCAATCCCCGCCGCGCTCTCATCGAGGACCCCTCCAGCGCTGGAAGAACGCTCGCGATTGGCCGAACGCCGACGAGGGGGCGGGGACGTCGGTCAATCCCCGCAGCGCTCTCATCGAGGATCCCCCAGCGCTGGAGGTCCAGCTTCCAGCGCTGGAAGAACCCTCGCGATTGGCCAAACGCCGGAGGGGGCGGGACGGCTGGCCAATCCCCGCCGCGCCCTCATCGAGAACCGCCCCAGCGCTGGAAGCCGGCCTGCGATTGACCGAACGCagacggagggggcggggcccccgGCCAATCCCTGTCGCGCTCTCatcgagccccccaccccctcgcgCCGTGCAGGAATCCCTCCCGCGATTGGCCGAGTGCCgatcggagggggcggggctaccGGCCACTCTCCATCGTGCTCTCATCGAGGACCCACACCGCGCCGCAAACCCGCCCGCGATTGGCCGAGTGCCGACGGAGGGGACGGGGCCTCCGGCCAATCCCCGCCGCGCTCTCATCGAgggccccccccccacttccgcGACGCGTCAGAAGCCCGCCCGCGATTGGCCGGCCgccgagggagggggcggggcctccggccAATCAGGGCGGGCGGCGGGAGGCGCGCGGCGCGCTGAAGGGGCGGTTGGGGAGAGTTGTCGGGAGGGCGCAATGACACGTCGGCGGCGTTCCGACCCCCCCGGGTTTGGAGCAGGTGGTAGCGTCCAGCGCCCGCCAATCACAGTGGTCCAGCGCGGCGGAAGCGCGtga